One genomic region from Gemmobacter aquarius encodes:
- a CDS encoding glutamine synthetase family protein, which translates to MPGNMTMDALKDAVARGEIDTVLVAGVDMQGRLMGKRFHAAFFVNGGHEETHCCNYLLTVDMEMNTVQGYKSTSWETGYGDYVMKPDLSTLRPLPWLPGTALVLCDLLDHHTHEEVPHSPRAILKRQVARARAMGFEPMMATELEFYIFENSYESFRDNGFGGLKPISAYNEDYHIFQTSKEEEVMRAVRNGLYAAGIPVENSKGEAEAGQEEINYRYSDALDTADNHSIIKTAVKEIAWSKGRSVTFMAKYDHRRAGSSSHVHQSLWSVDGKPLFVDKADKHGMSEVMKQFLAGQLAHAQEITLFLAPYVNSYKRFTVGMFAPTKAVWSSDNRTAGFRICGEHTKGIRVECRIPGSDVNPYLCCAALLAAGLDGIEKKMELEPEMRGDMYAAKGIREIPKNLREAAALANGSAMLRAAFGDDVVDHYHHAAQWEIAETDRVVTDFEVQRLLERA; encoded by the coding sequence ATGCCCGGAAACATGACGATGGACGCGCTGAAGGATGCCGTGGCGCGCGGCGAGATCGATACCGTGCTGGTCGCAGGGGTCGATATGCAGGGGCGCCTGATGGGCAAGCGTTTTCACGCCGCCTTTTTCGTGAACGGCGGGCATGAGGAAACGCATTGCTGCAACTATCTGCTGACCGTGGATATGGAGATGAACACGGTGCAGGGTTACAAATCGACAAGCTGGGAAACCGGCTATGGCGATTACGTGATGAAGCCCGACCTGTCGACGCTGCGCCCCTTGCCGTGGCTGCCCGGCACCGCGCTGGTGCTGTGCGATCTGCTGGACCATCACACGCATGAGGAGGTGCCGCATTCGCCACGCGCGATCCTGAAGCGGCAGGTGGCGCGGGCGCGGGCGATGGGGTTCGAGCCGATGATGGCGACGGAACTCGAATTCTACATCTTCGAGAACAGCTACGAGTCGTTCCGCGACAACGGGTTCGGCGGGCTGAAGCCGATCAGCGCCTATAACGAGGATTATCACATCTTCCAGACCAGCAAGGAAGAAGAGGTGATGCGGGCGGTTCGCAACGGGCTTTATGCGGCGGGGATTCCGGTGGAAAACTCGAAAGGCGAGGCCGAGGCGGGGCAGGAAGAGATCAACTATCGCTACTCGGACGCGCTGGATACGGCGGACAACCATTCGATCATCAAGACGGCGGTCAAGGAAATCGCATGGTCCAAGGGGCGGTCGGTGACCTTCATGGCCAAGTATGACCATCGGCGTGCGGGATCGTCGAGCCATGTGCACCAGTCGCTCTGGTCGGTGGATGGTAAGCCGCTGTTCGTCGACAAGGCTGACAAGCACGGCATGAGCGAGGTGATGAAGCAGTTCCTTGCAGGCCAATTGGCCCACGCGCAGGAGATCACGCTGTTTCTGGCGCCTTATGTCAACAGCTACAAGCGGTTCACCGTGGGGATGTTCGCGCCGACGAAAGCGGTGTGGTCGTCGGACAACCGCACGGCGGGGTTCCGGATTTGCGGCGAGCATACCAAGGGGATACGCGTCGAATGCCGGATTCCGGGCAGCGACGTGAACCCCTATCTGTGCTGTGCTGCTTTGCTGGCGGCGGGGCTGGACGGGATCGAGAAGAAGATGGAGTTGGAACCCGAGATGCGCGGCGATATGTATGCCGCCAAGGGGATCCGCGAGATACCGAAGAACCTGCGCGAGGCGGCGGCGCTGGCCAACGGGTCGGCCATGCTGCGGGCGGCCTTTGGCGACGACGTGGTGGACCATTACCACCATGCCGCCCAGTGGGAAATTGCCGAGACCGACCGCGTGGTGACGGATTTCGAGGTGCAACGCCTGCTTGAACGGGCGTAA
- a CDS encoding aldehyde dehydrogenase family protein, with the protein MKPIQLISPVDGSVYAERTPLSHDAAVAAVARAKAAQKAWAARPLTERVALVQAGVAKLNGMSAVIVEELAWQMGRPTRFGGEFGGVNARTDYMAGIAAETLAPKMVEDSDTFRRYLAREALGVVFIVAPWNYPYLTTINTLVPALIAGNSVVLKASSQTLLVGERMAEAFHAAGVPADVFQNVVLDHATTEALIGARAFGFVNFTGSVGGGVAMEKAAAGTFTPLGLELGGKDPGYVRADANLDAAVDTLMDGAMFNSGQCCCGIERIYVHESLYDAFVEKAVAWVNALKLGNPFDAATTLGPMANKRFAAVVRGQVAEAIAAGAMPLIDPANFPADDGGAYLAPQVLVNVDHSMRVMTEESFGPVVGIMKVKDDAEAIALMNDSPYGLTASVWTEDYDTAAAIGAQIETGTVFMNRADYLDPALCWTGCKDTGRGGSLSYLGFHSVTRPKSYHFKKV; encoded by the coding sequence ATGAAGCCGATACAGTTGATCTCTCCGGTGGATGGTTCGGTCTATGCCGAGCGGACGCCGCTATCGCATGACGCGGCGGTTGCTGCCGTTGCCCGCGCCAAGGCGGCGCAAAAGGCCTGGGCGGCGCGGCCCTTGACCGAGCGTGTGGCGCTGGTGCAGGCGGGGGTTGCCAAGCTGAACGGGATGTCGGCGGTGATCGTCGAGGAGCTGGCGTGGCAGATGGGCCGCCCCACCCGTTTCGGCGGGGAATTCGGCGGGGTGAATGCGCGGACCGACTATATGGCGGGGATCGCGGCCGAGACGCTGGCGCCGAAGATGGTCGAGGACAGCGACACGTTCCGTCGCTACCTCGCGCGTGAGGCGCTTGGGGTCGTGTTCATCGTGGCGCCGTGGAATTACCCGTACCTGACCACCATCAACACGCTGGTGCCTGCGCTGATCGCGGGCAACTCGGTCGTGCTGAAGGCATCGAGCCAGACGTTGCTGGTGGGCGAGCGGATGGCGGAAGCCTTCCATGCGGCGGGCGTGCCTGCGGATGTGTTCCAGAACGTGGTGCTGGACCATGCGACGACGGAGGCCCTGATCGGGGCGCGGGCCTTTGGATTCGTGAACTTCACCGGATCGGTCGGCGGCGGCGTGGCGATGGAGAAGGCGGCTGCGGGGACGTTTACCCCGCTTGGGCTGGAATTGGGCGGCAAGGATCCGGGCTATGTGCGGGCGGATGCCAATCTGGATGCGGCGGTCGATACGCTGATGGACGGGGCGATGTTCAACTCGGGGCAGTGCTGCTGCGGGATCGAGCGGATCTACGTGCATGAAAGCCTGTATGACGCTTTCGTCGAAAAGGCGGTGGCTTGGGTCAACGCGCTGAAACTGGGCAATCCGTTCGATGCGGCCACGACGCTGGGGCCGATGGCGAACAAACGGTTCGCCGCCGTGGTGCGCGGGCAGGTGGCCGAGGCGATTGCGGCAGGGGCGATGCCGCTGATCGATCCGGCGAATTTCCCTGCCGATGACGGCGGGGCTTACCTTGCGCCGCAGGTGCTGGTGAATGTCGACCATTCCATGCGGGTGATGACCGAAGAGAGCTTTGGCCCCGTGGTCGGGATCATGAAGGTCAAGGACGATGCCGAAGCCATCGCGCTGATGAACGACAGCCCTTACGGGTTGACGGCAAGCGTCTGGACGGAAGATTACGACACCGCAGCCGCCATCGGGGCGCAGATCGAGACGGGCACCGTTTTCATGAACCGCGCCGATTACCTCGACCCCGCCTTGTGCTGGACGGGGTGCAAGGACACGGGGCGCGGCGGGTCGCTTTCCTATCTCGGGTTCCATTCGGTGACCCGACCGAAATCCTATCATTTCAAAAAGGTGTGA
- a CDS encoding iron-containing alcohol dehydrogenase: MSHNVPNRNWSYPTAIKFGVGRISELAEHCAAAGVKKPLLVTDKALASLPITAAALDGLAAAGLGRSVFSEVDPNPNEGNMAAGIAVYLAGGHDGVICFGGGSALDLGKMIALMAHQRADLSVWDLEDIDDWFTRADAGKIAPIIAVPTTAGTGSEVGRAGVLTNSVTHKKKIIFHPKLMPVVTICDPALTVGMPKFITAGTGMDALAHCLEAYCSPFYHPMSQGIALEGMRLVFENLPTAYGDPTNLEARAHMMSAAAMGAVAFQKGLGAIHALSHPIGAVYNTHHGTTNAVVMPMVLDFNRPAIEARLEKAAAYIGIAGGFDGFRQAVMNLRTVLGIPANLTAMGVEAARLDALTEMALEDPSCGGNPVELTRANTRALFDACM; the protein is encoded by the coding sequence ATGAGCCACAACGTTCCCAATCGCAACTGGTCCTATCCGACCGCGATCAAGTTCGGCGTGGGCCGGATTTCCGAACTGGCCGAGCATTGCGCGGCGGCAGGGGTGAAAAAGCCCCTGCTGGTGACCGACAAGGCGCTGGCGAGCCTGCCGATCACGGCGGCGGCGCTGGACGGGCTGGCGGCGGCGGGGCTGGGCAGGTCGGTGTTTTCCGAGGTCGACCCGAACCCGAACGAGGGCAACATGGCAGCGGGGATCGCTGTCTATCTGGCCGGTGGCCATGACGGGGTGATCTGCTTCGGTGGCGGATCGGCCTTGGACCTTGGCAAGATGATCGCGCTGATGGCGCATCAGCGGGCCGACCTGTCGGTCTGGGATCTGGAGGATATCGACGACTGGTTCACCCGTGCGGATGCGGGCAAGATCGCGCCGATCATCGCGGTGCCGACCACGGCGGGGACCGGTTCGGAAGTGGGCCGCGCGGGCGTGCTGACCAATTCGGTGACGCATAAGAAGAAGATCATCTTCCATCCCAAGCTGATGCCGGTGGTGACGATCTGTGACCCTGCCTTGACGGTGGGGATGCCCAAGTTCATCACCGCAGGCACGGGCATGGACGCGCTGGCGCATTGTCTGGAAGCCTATTGCAGCCCGTTCTACCATCCGATGTCGCAGGGTATCGCGCTGGAGGGGATGCGGCTTGTGTTCGAGAACCTGCCCACGGCTTACGGCGACCCGACCAACCTCGAGGCCCGCGCCCATATGATGAGCGCGGCGGCGATGGGGGCCGTGGCCTTCCAGAAGGGGCTCGGGGCGATCCATGCGCTGAGCCATCCGATCGGGGCGGTCTACAACACCCATCACGGCACGACAAATGCGGTGGTGATGCCCATGGTGCTCGACTTCAACCGCCCCGCCATCGAGGCGCGGCTGGAGAAGGCTGCGGCCTATATCGGCATTGCGGGCGGGTTTGACGGGTTCCGGCAGGCGGTGATGAACCTGCGGACGGTGCTGGGGATTCCGGCGAACCTGACCGCGATGGGGGTCGAGGCCGCGCGGCTGGACGCGTTGACCGAAATGGCGCTGGAAGACCCGTCTTGCGGCGGCAATCCGGTGGAATTGACGCGCGCCAATACACGGGCGCTGTTTGACGCCTGCATGTGA
- a CDS encoding NAD(P)/FAD-dependent oxidoreductase, with protein MTERSEIAVIGAGVIGLAVAERLLAEGREVTLVDPGEPGAGASYGNAGTIADYAVMPVGSPDVLRNLPSLLFDKMSPLSIRRAAIASLMPWLMRFAAQSLPGPTARNAAAIARLLADACPSWLDLADRIGGDGIMQKRGCLYVYETKAAFRAAEADMAFRRTLGITVDLVGPAVLRQMEPGLPEVEGGAAFFPKAVFLNDPGAMMRLLAAHVGSGARVIRARAERLERRVDGIVVSGPGFALHARKVVLAAGAHSRALAAQAGDRVPLDTERGYHVEWDMEAPRLMRPACPTARGFYLCPMQGRLRVAGTVELGGLRAPPSPHRIAKLVEGARAIFPDLPEPSREWMGFRPSVPDSVPVIGPSSRGDDVIHAYGHGHIGLTLAPITARIVADLVAGRAPELDLSSYLPTRF; from the coding sequence ATGACCGAGCGCAGCGAAATCGCCGTGATCGGCGCAGGCGTGATAGGCCTTGCCGTGGCCGAGCGGCTGCTGGCCGAGGGGCGCGAGGTCACGCTGGTCGATCCGGGCGAGCCGGGGGCGGGGGCGTCTTACGGGAACGCCGGCACAATTGCAGATTACGCGGTGATGCCGGTGGGCAGCCCCGATGTGCTGCGGAACCTGCCTTCGTTGTTGTTCGACAAGATGTCGCCGCTGTCGATCCGGCGCGCGGCGATTGCGTCGCTGATGCCTTGGCTGATGCGCTTTGCCGCGCAATCGCTGCCCGGACCGACCGCGCGGAACGCTGCGGCGATTGCGCGGCTGCTGGCCGATGCCTGCCCGTCATGGCTGGATTTGGCCGACCGGATCGGCGGCGACGGCATCATGCAAAAACGCGGCTGTCTTTACGTCTACGAGACGAAGGCCGCCTTTCGCGCTGCCGAGGCCGATATGGCGTTTCGGCGGACACTCGGGATTACGGTCGATCTGGTCGGCCCTGCGGTGCTGCGCCAGATGGAACCGGGGTTGCCCGAGGTCGAGGGCGGGGCTGCGTTCTTTCCCAAGGCAGTGTTCCTGAACGATCCGGGCGCGATGATGCGGCTGCTGGCGGCCCATGTCGGAAGCGGGGCGCGGGTCATTCGCGCAAGGGCGGAACGGCTGGAGCGGCGGGTGGACGGGATCGTGGTCAGTGGACCGGGGTTTGCGCTGCATGCGCGCAAGGTGGTGCTGGCGGCGGGGGCCCATTCGCGGGCGCTGGCGGCGCAGGCGGGCGACCGCGTGCCGCTCGATACCGAACGGGGTTATCATGTCGAATGGGACATGGAGGCACCGCGTCTCATGCGGCCCGCCTGCCCCACGGCGCGGGGCTTTTATCTGTGCCCGATGCAAGGGCGCTTGCGGGTGGCGGGGACGGTGGAACTGGGCGGGCTGAGAGCGCCTCCCTCGCCTCATCGCATCGCGAAACTGGTCGAGGGCGCGCGGGCGATCTTTCCCGACCTGCCCGAACCGAGCCGCGAATGGATGGGGTTTCGCCCGTCGGTCCCCGACTCGGTGCCGGTGATCGGGCCGTCGTCGCGGGGCGATGACGTGATCCACGCTTACGGCCACGGCCATATCGGCCTGACGCTGGCCCCGATCACGGCGCGGATCGTGGCCGATCTGGTAGCGGGTCGCGCGCCCGAGCTTGACCTTTCATCCTATCTTCCAACCCGTTTCTGA
- a CDS encoding NAD-dependent epimerase/dehydratase family protein codes for MGQRALVTGSAGFIGYHLTARLLAEGWSVTGLDAMTDYYDVSLKQRRHGMLAQQPGFRPVEGRVETAGLVRELAEGVDVIVHLAAQAGVRHSIDAPRSYVEANLIGTFEVLEAARAVQPAHLLMASTSSVYGANTEMPYAEVHKADSPMSFYAATKKATEAMGHSYAHLYAIPTTMFRFFTVYGPWGRPDMALFKFVRAILAGEPIDIYNHGDMRRDFTYVDDLVEGIVRLIGVPPGGEAVGGMDSLSAVAPFRVVNIGNGAPVGLMEFVSAIEAALGQSAEKRFLPMQAGDVPATWADAALIEALTGTLPRTGIAEGVGRFVAWYRDYYRV; via the coding sequence ATGGGACAGCGGGCATTGGTGACGGGGTCGGCCGGGTTCATCGGGTATCACCTGACGGCGCGGTTGTTGGCCGAGGGGTGGAGTGTCACCGGCCTCGATGCGATGACCGACTATTATGACGTAAGCCTGAAGCAACGGCGGCACGGGATGCTGGCCCAGCAGCCGGGGTTCCGCCCGGTCGAAGGGCGGGTCGAGACGGCTGGGCTGGTGCGCGAACTGGCCGAGGGGGTGGATGTGATCGTCCACCTTGCGGCGCAGGCGGGGGTGCGCCATTCCATCGACGCGCCGCGGTCTTACGTCGAGGCGAACCTGATCGGCACCTTCGAGGTGCTCGAGGCGGCGCGGGCGGTGCAGCCTGCGCATCTGTTGATGGCCTCGACCTCATCTGTCTACGGGGCCAATACCGAGATGCCCTATGCCGAGGTGCACAAGGCCGACAGCCCCATGTCGTTCTATGCCGCCACCAAGAAGGCGACCGAGGCGATGGGCCATTCCTATGCACATCTTTACGCTATTCCCACGACCATGTTCCGCTTCTTTACGGTCTATGGTCCCTGGGGGCGGCCCGACATGGCACTGTTCAAATTCGTCCGCGCCATCCTCGCGGGGGAACCGATCGACATTTACAACCATGGCGACATGCGGCGGGATTTTACCTATGTCGACGATCTGGTCGAAGGGATCGTGCGGCTGATTGGCGTGCCGCCGGGCGGGGAAGCGGTGGGCGGGATGGACAGTCTGTCCGCCGTCGCGCCGTTTCGCGTGGTCAATATCGGCAATGGCGCGCCGGTCGGGTTGATGGAGTTCGTTAGCGCGATCGAGGCTGCACTGGGGCAGAGCGCCGAAAAGCGGTTCCTGCCGATGCAGGCGGGCGACGTGCCCGCCACATGGGCCGATGCGGCGCTGATCGAGGCGCTGACCGGCACCCTGCCCCGCACCGGCATAGCCGAGGGGGTGGGGCGTTTCGTTGCATGGTACCGCGACTATTACCGGGTCTAG
- a CDS encoding pyridoxamine 5'-phosphate oxidase family protein — translation MTDDADIRARFWRALHSDRTVMLGLQGGEAAPRPMTVMTEGDADHGPLWIFTSKETELGEAVQTTSQAFFTFASKGHDVFATVHGLLSPDTDRARVAKLWNPFVAAWYPQGQDDPTLLLLRFDPSQAEMWLNGSSLVAGLKMLLGADPKQDYQDYVTKGPLA, via the coding sequence ATGACCGACGATGCCGATATCCGCGCCCGCTTCTGGCGCGCCCTCCATTCCGACCGGACTGTCATGCTGGGCCTGCAAGGCGGCGAAGCCGCGCCGCGCCCGATGACCGTGATGACCGAGGGGGACGCCGATCACGGCCCCTTGTGGATATTCACCTCCAAGGAAACCGAACTTGGCGAAGCGGTGCAAACCACCAGCCAAGCCTTCTTCACCTTCGCTTCCAAAGGCCACGATGTGTTTGCCACCGTCCATGGCCTGCTTTCGCCCGATACCGACCGCGCGAGGGTGGCAAAACTCTGGAATCCCTTCGTCGCCGCATGGTATCCCCAAGGGCAGGACGACCCAACGCTCCTCCTGCTCCGCTTCGACCCGTCACAGGCCGAGATGTGGCTCAACGGATCAAGCCTCGTCGCGGGCCTCAAGATGCTGCTCGGGGCCGACCCCAAGCAGGATTATCAAGACTATGTGACCAAGGGACCGCTGGCCTAG
- a CDS encoding 2-hydroxyacid dehydrogenase, translated as MPATRLSVVVTRRLPEAVETRMTELFDVELRDTDAPMTRDELASALRRADVLVPTITDAIDAGLLAQAGDRLKLIANYGAGVDHIDVGTARSRGILVSNTPGVLTEDTADMAMALVLAVTRRIPEGLALMQSGDWHGWSPLSLLGGRIGGKRLGILGMGRIGQAVARRARAFGMQVHYHNRRRVRPEVEAELEATYWESLDQMVSRMDVISVNCPHTPSTFHLMNARRLKLMKPTAVIVNTSRGEVIDENALTRMLRAGELAGAGLDVYERGAEINPRLRELPNVVLLPHMGSATREGRIEMGEKVIINIKTFADGHRPPDQVVPGML; from the coding sequence ATGCCCGCAACCCGGCTGAGTGTTGTCGTGACGCGACGGTTGCCAGAAGCGGTCGAAACCCGCATGACCGAACTTTTCGACGTAGAACTGCGCGACACAGACGCGCCCATGACCCGCGACGAACTGGCCAGCGCCCTGCGCCGCGCCGATGTTCTTGTGCCCACGATCACCGACGCGATAGACGCAGGCCTTCTGGCGCAGGCGGGCGACCGGCTGAAGCTGATCGCCAATTACGGCGCGGGCGTCGACCATATCGACGTGGGCACGGCGCGGTCGCGCGGCATCCTTGTGTCGAACACTCCCGGCGTGCTGACCGAAGACACCGCCGACATGGCCATGGCGCTTGTGCTTGCCGTCACCCGCCGCATCCCCGAAGGGCTCGCGCTGATGCAATCGGGCGACTGGCACGGCTGGTCGCCCCTGTCCTTGCTGGGTGGCCGGATCGGCGGCAAACGCCTCGGCATCCTCGGCATGGGGCGCATCGGTCAGGCCGTGGCCCGCCGCGCCCGCGCCTTCGGGATGCAGGTCCATTACCACAACCGCCGCCGCGTCCGCCCCGAGGTGGAAGCCGAACTCGAAGCGACCTATTGGGAAAGCCTCGACCAGATGGTCAGCCGGATGGATGTGATAAGCGTTAACTGTCCGCATACGCCCTCGACCTTCCACCTGATGAACGCGCGGCGCCTGAAACTGATGAAACCCACCGCCGTGATCGTGAACACGTCGCGCGGCGAGGTGATCGACGAAAACGCCCTGACCCGCATGCTGCGCGCGGGTGAATTGGCGGGCGCGGGTCTCGACGTCTACGAACGCGGGGCCGAGATCAACCCCCGCCTGCGCGAACTCCCCAACGTGGTCCTCTTGCCGCATATGGGATCGGCGACCCGCGAAGGCCGGATCGAGATGGGCGAAAAAGTCATCATCAACATCAAGACCTTCGCCGATGGCCACCGCCCGCCCGATCAGGTCGTGCCGGGTATGCTCTGA
- a CDS encoding SH3 domain-containing protein, with protein sequence MGIGKRAVIGFCMIVLAGVVGAGVVAAEELGAKRPAPRPETLAAPFIDGAEAAGVKEAPALAAPQVQPAIAKPRVPPRDPTRGSVTNLPLPRFVSLKGNEGNARRGPGLTHRIDWVFTRSGMPLRITAEYEHWRRIEDADGAGGWVHYALLSGVRSALVTADVADFRDAPRDDAEVSFQAERNVVGWIQECVPDWCRLSVDGEKGWVRTSALWGVDPGEVIE encoded by the coding sequence ATGGGAATTGGCAAGCGGGCGGTGATCGGCTTTTGCATGATCGTCTTGGCCGGGGTCGTGGGGGCCGGGGTCGTGGCGGCCGAGGAGCTTGGGGCAAAGCGCCCCGCACCGCGCCCCGAGACGCTGGCGGCCCCCTTCATCGACGGGGCGGAGGCGGCCGGGGTCAAGGAAGCGCCGGCGCTTGCCGCGCCGCAGGTCCAGCCTGCGATTGCCAAGCCGCGGGTGCCGCCGCGTGATCCGACGCGGGGGTCGGTGACGAACCTGCCCTTGCCGCGCTTTGTCAGCCTGAAGGGCAACGAGGGAAATGCGCGGCGTGGACCGGGGTTGACGCACCGTATCGACTGGGTGTTCACCCGCTCGGGCATGCCGCTGCGGATCACGGCGGAATACGAGCATTGGCGCCGGATCGAGGATGCCGATGGTGCGGGCGGCTGGGTGCATTACGCGCTGCTTTCGGGCGTGCGCTCGGCGCTGGTGACTGCCGATGTCGCCGATTTCCGCGATGCGCCACGCGATGACGCCGAGGTTTCGTTTCAGGCCGAGCGCAATGTCGTGGGATGGATACAGGAATGTGTGCCGGACTGGTGCCGCCTGTCGGTCGATGGTGAAAAGGGCTGGGTGCGGACGTCGGCGCTTTGGGGTGTCGATCCGGGTGAGGTGATCGAATAG